The Anomaloglossus baeobatrachus isolate aAnoBae1 chromosome 10, aAnoBae1.hap1, whole genome shotgun sequence genome has a segment encoding these proteins:
- the LOC142254337 gene encoding vacuolar protein sorting-associated protein 51 homolog — MATTAAMEEEEGKRRKAHGMLKLYYGINDEGKSSERSLDPTDIDGVLFNPELYLTKLRKEKSLAELMDIEADMVRQIRALDSDMQTLVYENYNKLISATDTIRKMKNDFKKMEDEMDGLATNMAVITEFSASISSTLQERHQHITKLSVLLALLISNP, encoded by the exons ATGGCGACTACAGCTGCGATggaggaagaggaagggaagaggcGGAAGGCTCACGGGATGCTGAAGCTGTACTATGGAATTAATGACGAAGGGAAGAGCAGCGAGAGGTCGCTGGACCCGACGGATATCGATGGCGTGCTCTTCAACCCGGAGCTGTACCTCACCAAG CTGAGAAAAGAAAAGTCCCTGGCTGAGCTGATGGACATCGAGGCTGACATGGTGCGTCAGATCCGAGCGCTGGACAGCGACATGCAGACTCTGGTGTATGAGAATTACAATAAGTTAATCTCGGCCACAG ACACCATCCGGAAAATGAAAAACGACTTCAAAAAGATGGAAGATGAAATGGATGGACTAGCCACCAACATGGCGGTGATCACTGAGTTTAGTGCCTCCATCAGTAGCACCCTGCAGGAGAGACATCAGCACATTACTAAGCTCAGCG TGCTGTTGGCCTTGTTAATCAGcaatccttaa